From one Gemmatimonadaceae bacterium genomic stretch:
- a CDS encoding Ig-like domain-containing protein produces the protein MTSIAIAAPSQLLSAIGETITMSATGKTAKGAAVGNLTFTWSSSNPGVATVANGLALRSGTAAPDQRRRGRRDGQCAVSVRQTASQVTVTFATDTIRAIGDTARAIAAARDSRGNPITGRTVTWTSGNPAVVTVDGNGLMTAIAEGSAIVRGVSGSAQGERTMQVRQRAARLIFLRQPSPARAGVAFTIQPQGELQDARGNRVSTDNATVVTASVGGTGGGGTVVSGATATANGGVVTFTVLAIGGPVGLKVLRLQAPSTSTASSEAFALSAGNPSTVIAASGNAQNGLAGNALPQPLVAGVRDAFGNPVAGVDMNFTVTQGTGTVNPAQAVTDANGNAATDHTLSRYAGNSTVTGA, from the coding sequence GTGACATCGATTGCGATCGCCGCGCCCTCGCAGTTGCTCTCGGCCATCGGCGAGACCATCACGATGAGTGCCACCGGCAAGACGGCCAAGGGCGCCGCGGTTGGCAATCTCACGTTCACCTGGAGCTCATCCAACCCCGGAGTCGCGACCGTCGCCAACGGACTGGCACTGCGATCGGGAACGGCAGCACCCGATCAGCGCCGCCGTGGGCGGCGCGACGGGCAGTGTGCGGTGTCGGTTCGGCAAACCGCGTCGCAGGTGACCGTCACGTTCGCCACGGACACCATTCGCGCCATCGGTGATACCGCGCGTGCGATCGCCGCAGCGCGAGACTCGCGCGGCAATCCGATCACGGGGCGGACCGTTACGTGGACGTCGGGAAATCCCGCAGTCGTCACGGTTGACGGCAACGGGCTGATGACCGCAATCGCCGAAGGATCGGCGATCGTCCGCGGGGTCAGCGGGTCCGCGCAGGGCGAACGCACCATGCAAGTACGGCAGCGTGCCGCACGCTTGATATTTCTGCGACAACCGTCGCCCGCGCGCGCCGGTGTTGCGTTCACCATTCAGCCGCAGGGCGAGTTGCAGGATGCGCGGGGCAATCGCGTGAGCACCGACAATGCGACCGTCGTGACCGCAAGTGTCGGGGGCACAGGCGGTGGTGGCACGGTGGTGTCCGGCGCCACCGCAACGGCCAATGGTGGCGTCGTGACGTTTACGGTGCTCGCCATCGGAGGCCCGGTTGGCCTGAAAGTGCTGCGGTTGCAGGCTCCGTCCACGTCGACGGCAAGCAGCGAAGCGTTCGCGCTGAGCGCGGGCAATCCGTCCACGGTGATTGCGGCGTCCGGCAACGCGCAGAACGGTCTGGCGGGGAATGCGCTGCCGCAACCGCTGGTTGCGGGTGTGCGCGACGCGTTCGGCAACCCCGTGGCCGGCGTCGACATGAACTTCACCGTCACGCAGGGAACAGGAACGGTGAATCCGGCGCAAGCAGTGACCGATGCCAATGGCAACGCGGCCACGGACCACACGCTGTCGCGCTATGCGGGTAACAGCACTGTCACCGGCGCGTAG